A genomic window from Balneola vulgaris DSM 17893 includes:
- a CDS encoding tetratricopeptide repeat protein has protein sequence MSTSNKKDIYGSIQRYIQGQLSEEEIEALWVEFAKDPTLLDRLEIEVGVKKIIQAEMAPSQSKGAKLLFLNNWGWHAAAAVAILLVAVVQVFRVDTPTQLSEFIITGIPLDQVETTDGIRSKKEMIVLEADSLMNLGFAALVNDNKEQALSLFNQVIASYDEEPYASKAYLNRGIIHFNDGVFESAVEDFIEAAERASDNRMISEKAYWYLANTYVNTGQLEKALEAVSEAYKRDGVFRKPALLLYQKLSYDLGNVDYEQAPASLGEKE, from the coding sequence ATGAGTACAAGCAACAAGAAAGATATTTACGGTAGTATACAGCGCTACATTCAAGGTCAGCTAAGTGAAGAAGAAATAGAAGCTTTATGGGTAGAGTTTGCCAAAGATCCTACTTTGTTAGATCGCCTAGAAATTGAAGTTGGTGTTAAAAAAATTATTCAAGCGGAAATGGCGCCCTCACAGTCTAAAGGCGCAAAGCTTCTCTTTTTAAACAATTGGGGCTGGCATGCCGCCGCTGCAGTGGCAATTCTTTTAGTTGCCGTTGTTCAAGTGTTTAGAGTCGACACCCCTACTCAACTTAGCGAGTTTATCATTACTGGTATTCCTTTAGATCAAGTTGAAACCACAGATGGAATCCGTTCTAAAAAGGAAATGATAGTGCTTGAAGCCGACTCGTTGATGAATTTAGGTTTTGCCGCTTTAGTGAACGACAACAAAGAACAAGCACTTTCCCTTTTTAACCAAGTTATTGCTAGCTACGATGAAGAGCCTTATGCTTCAAAAGCATATCTGAATCGCGGCATTATCCATTTTAATGATGGGGTATTCGAAAGTGCCGTTGAAGATTTCATTGAAGCAGCTGAAAGAGCTTCTGACAATCGCATGATTTCCGAAAAAGCTTATTGGTACCTTGCCAACACATATGTGAATACCGGCCAACTAGAAAAAGCACTTGAGGCTGTTTCCGAAGCTTATAAAAGAGATGGTGTATTCCGAAAGCCGGCATTATTACTCTACCAAAAACTAAGTTACGACCTCGGTAATGTGGATTATGAACAAGCACCAGCTTCTTTAGGAGAAAAAGAGTAA
- a CDS encoding RNA polymerase sigma factor, with the protein MDYPKFVTAVLENDRKQLNEFSEVLTRVLIKFLLVRLDANPADAQDCAQNTLMLVIDKIRANKLNNPDSIIYYLFTTAKNDYLKLVAKHRESHFEEVPDTYIAPADQLENILDKERQSILKKCMELLKPKQLKYISYWFEHPDNDASVVAAHFKISVNNAWTKKHRILQVLKDCVQKKLQQ; encoded by the coding sequence ATGGATTATCCAAAGTTTGTAACAGCCGTACTCGAAAATGATCGCAAGCAACTCAATGAGTTCTCTGAGGTTCTTACACGTGTACTCATTAAGTTTTTGCTGGTTCGCTTAGATGCCAATCCGGCTGATGCCCAAGACTGTGCGCAAAATACTTTAATGTTAGTGATAGATAAAATTCGCGCAAACAAGCTCAACAATCCCGACTCCATTATCTATTATTTATTCACAACCGCTAAAAATGATTATCTGAAATTAGTGGCTAAACACCGTGAATCGCATTTTGAAGAAGTTCCAGATACTTACATTGCTCCCGCTGATCAATTGGAGAATATTTTAGATAAAGAACGCCAATCGATACTAAAAAAATGCATGGAGCTTCTAAAGCCCAAACAATTGAAATACATCAGCTATTGGTTCGAACATCCGGATAACGATGCTTCAGTGGTAGCGGCGCACTTTAAGATTAGTGTTAACAATGCTTGGACCAAGAAGCACCGGATACTTCAAGTACTAAAAGACTGTGTTCAAAAAAAATTACAACAATAG
- the ruvB gene encoding Holliday junction branch migration DNA helicase RuvB, with protein MHNPLLNPSNKEDAFENSVRPSSLEEFIGQHKTISNLQVFISAAKQRGDALDHVILSGPPGLGKTTLSHIIAQEMGVSIKPTTGPVLEKPGDLAGMLTNLEEGDVLFIDEIHRLNPVIEEYLYSAMEDFKLDIVIDSGPNARSIQIDLNHFTLVGATTRKGMLTAPLRARFGIDMRLDYYEVELLQRIALRTAHIMNFGITEEGAHEIARRSRGTPRIVNKLLRRTRDFAQVEGLTKIDKAIADKALNALDVDSNGLDDMDIRMLRAIIENYSGGPVGLGTLGVAVGEDKGTIEEVYEPYLIQEGFLQRTPKGRVATAKAYQYLGINKDDNTGSLFD; from the coding sequence GTGCATAATCCACTTTTAAATCCTTCCAACAAAGAAGATGCCTTTGAGAATTCCGTTCGGCCCTCCTCTTTGGAAGAATTCATCGGTCAACATAAGACCATATCTAATCTTCAGGTTTTTATAAGTGCGGCTAAGCAACGTGGCGACGCACTCGATCATGTGATTTTATCAGGACCTCCAGGTCTTGGAAAAACCACACTCTCTCATATCATAGCCCAAGAGATGGGGGTGAGTATTAAGCCAACAACAGGGCCTGTGTTAGAAAAACCAGGTGACCTAGCAGGAATGCTCACGAATCTGGAAGAAGGCGATGTCTTGTTTATAGACGAAATCCATCGTTTAAATCCTGTGATTGAGGAATACCTTTACTCGGCCATGGAAGATTTTAAATTGGATATCGTAATTGATTCTGGTCCCAATGCGCGAAGTATTCAAATTGATTTAAATCACTTTACCCTTGTTGGCGCCACTACTCGAAAGGGGATGCTTACTGCTCCTTTAAGAGCTCGATTTGGTATCGATATGCGCCTCGATTACTATGAAGTGGAGCTGTTACAACGCATTGCTTTACGAACTGCTCACATCATGAACTTTGGCATAACCGAAGAAGGTGCTCATGAAATTGCACGACGTAGTAGAGGAACCCCACGTATTGTAAATAAACTTCTTCGTCGTACGCGTGATTTTGCACAAGTAGAAGGACTTACAAAAATTGATAAGGCTATAGCCGACAAAGCCCTGAACGCTTTAGATGTAGATTCTAATGGCTTGGATGATATGGATATTCGCATGTTACGTGCCATCATCGAGAATTATAGCGGTGGCCCTGTAGGTCTTGGAACCTTAGGTGTGGCTGTAGGGGAAGATAAAGGCACTATTGAAGAAGTGTACGAGCCTTATCTAATTCAAGAAGGCTTTTTACAGCGTACCCCAAAAGGTAGAGTTGCTACTGCAAAAGCATATCAATACTTGGGCATTAATAAAGATGATAACACCGGTTCACTGTTTGATTGA
- the ppk1 gene encoding polyphosphate kinase 1, which yields MKYKSFSPDELEYDPIAEQKKRRGKKVANLKKNEVLKEKGLHKDLSSSSLKIFGPDYFFNYEMSWLKFNERVLAEAMNPKNKLLERVKFIGIVCSNLDEFFQKRVGGLKRQQLAGVNTLSVDGQSASDQLKVIRHEVMNMIETYRGCFFNELLPALAEKGIKIKEYDELSDYQKKVSDRYFTKQIYPIVTPLAVDESHPFPFISNQSLSFAIELQHPKTKEKHFARLKIPANRPRLIQVHRRGNKVVLVPIEDLIRTKIDEFFPGMKVLSAHMFRVTRNASLDRNEEEADDLLETIEDELRERKFAEIVRLELDASMPKHIKKYLIKNLNINWNDVYEMNGTIGLVDALQITNLSGFPRLKSKHWTPVQHPVLRHEIDEERPSIFEVIKQGDFMVHHPYHSFELTTQQFVEEAAKDPQVLAIKQTLYRTSKDSPLMHSLMHAAEEGKQVAVLVEIKARFDEERNITWAQKLENCGVHVAYGIPGLKIHTKLTMVVREEASGLKTYCHIGTGNYHPDTAQLYEDLGLFTCNETIASDVTDVFNLLTGYAPEQTFEKLMVAPRHLRKQITGLIEFETEEAKNGRPARIIAKMNSLEDPVIIQKLYEASQAGVQIDIIVRGVCRLIPGKEGLSENIRIFSIIGRFLEHSRMYYFHHGGQHLYSIGSADLMHRNLDARVEAITPIEAPALKRYLQFVFNVYLRDNVQRWQLNTDGSYTKLTKKKGEKKVSTHKVLMNHMKDSLSPIPAELR from the coding sequence ATGAAGTATAAATCTTTCTCCCCTGATGAACTTGAATATGATCCCATCGCGGAACAAAAAAAGCGACGTGGGAAGAAAGTGGCTAACCTAAAAAAGAACGAAGTATTGAAAGAGAAGGGATTGCACAAGGACCTGAGTTCAAGTAGTCTAAAGATATTCGGTCCAGATTACTTTTTTAACTATGAAATGAGCTGGCTGAAATTCAATGAACGAGTGCTAGCCGAGGCGATGAACCCAAAGAATAAGTTGCTTGAGCGAGTTAAGTTCATCGGTATTGTGTGTTCGAATTTAGATGAGTTTTTTCAGAAGCGCGTTGGAGGTCTTAAACGCCAACAGCTTGCGGGTGTTAATACCTTATCTGTGGATGGGCAATCAGCTTCCGATCAGTTAAAAGTGATTCGTCATGAAGTGATGAACATGATTGAAACCTATAGAGGCTGCTTTTTTAATGAGTTACTGCCAGCGCTTGCCGAGAAAGGGATTAAAATCAAAGAATACGATGAGCTGAGTGATTATCAGAAAAAAGTAAGTGATCGCTATTTCACAAAGCAGATTTACCCGATTGTTACCCCTTTAGCTGTGGATGAATCCCATCCTTTCCCATTCATCTCTAACCAAAGTTTGTCGTTTGCGATTGAACTTCAGCACCCTAAAACAAAAGAAAAGCATTTCGCGCGGTTGAAAATCCCAGCGAACCGTCCTCGATTAATTCAAGTTCACCGCCGTGGTAACAAAGTAGTATTAGTACCCATCGAAGACCTAATTCGTACTAAAATCGATGAGTTCTTCCCTGGAATGAAAGTGCTTTCGGCGCACATGTTCAGAGTAACTCGAAATGCTTCACTAGATAGAAATGAGGAAGAAGCGGACGATTTACTCGAAACCATAGAAGATGAATTAAGAGAGCGGAAGTTTGCTGAGATCGTTCGCTTAGAGCTAGACGCAAGCATGCCCAAGCACATCAAGAAGTACCTCATTAAGAATTTAAACATCAATTGGAATGATGTATATGAAATGAATGGGACTATCGGCTTGGTAGATGCACTGCAGATTACCAATTTAAGTGGATTCCCTCGCCTTAAAAGTAAGCATTGGACCCCTGTACAACACCCCGTGTTAAGGCACGAGATTGATGAAGAACGTCCGAGCATATTTGAAGTGATTAAGCAAGGCGATTTCATGGTTCATCACCCTTATCATAGTTTTGAGCTAACCACTCAGCAGTTTGTAGAAGAAGCCGCTAAAGACCCTCAAGTGTTGGCCATTAAACAAACCCTGTATCGCACCTCTAAAGATTCCCCCCTTATGCACTCGCTTATGCATGCAGCTGAAGAAGGGAAGCAGGTAGCCGTATTGGTTGAAATCAAAGCTCGTTTTGATGAAGAGAGAAATATCACTTGGGCTCAGAAACTGGAAAACTGTGGTGTACATGTGGCTTATGGTATTCCAGGACTAAAAATTCACACTAAACTCACCATGGTTGTGCGTGAAGAAGCTAGTGGACTCAAAACATATTGCCACATAGGAACGGGTAATTATCATCCTGATACTGCTCAGTTGTATGAAGATCTGGGTTTATTCACTTGCAACGAAACGATTGCTTCGGATGTAACAGACGTCTTTAATTTGCTTACAGGCTATGCGCCTGAGCAAACCTTCGAAAAGCTCATGGTAGCCCCTCGCCATTTACGAAAGCAGATCACCGGACTTATTGAATTTGAAACGGAAGAAGCCAAAAATGGCCGACCAGCTCGAATTATAGCGAAGATGAATAGCTTGGAAGACCCTGTGATAATTCAGAAACTATATGAGGCATCACAAGCAGGAGTTCAAATTGATATAATTGTTCGAGGGGTTTGTAGGCTTATCCCGGGCAAAGAAGGTTTAAGTGAAAACATCCGTATTTTTTCAATAATCGGGCGCTTCCTAGAGCACTCTAGAATGTACTACTTCCACCATGGTGGGCAACATTTGTATTCTATTGGATCGGCGGATTTAATGCACCGAAATTTAGATGCTCGAGTTGAAGCGATTACACCTATAGAGGCACCGGCCTTAAAGCGATACCTACAGTTTGTTTTCAATGTATACCTGCGTGATAACGTACAGCGCTGGCAATTGAACACGGATGGGAGCTACACTAAACTCACAAAAAAGAAAGGCGAGAAAAAAGTGAGTACCCATAAAGTGCTGATGAACCATATGAAAGACAGCTTAAGTCCTATTCCTGCTGAATTGCGTTAG
- the metK gene encoding methionine adenosyltransferase: protein MKNLFTSESVSEGHPDKVADQISDALLDAMLAKDPQSRVAVETLVTTGLAVVSGEVTTDAYIDVQEIVREVIKEIGYTKSSYRFDSESCGVLSTIHTQSQDIAMGVDRDGAGDQGMMFGYATKQTEAYMPMPLQFSHDLLRELARIRKKTDLMPYLGPDSKSQVTIEYDNDGQPKRIDTIVLSTQHDEGVSQDQIKEDIKNHLIKSVIPAQLIDADTIYHVNPTGKFVIGGPHGDTGLTGRKIIVDTYGGFGAHGGGAFSGKDPSKVDRSAAYASRHIAKNLVAAGLAEECLVQLAYAIGVAEPVSINVNSYGTGSMSDVELAKLVSNTFDCTPKGIIERFDLKRPIYKPTAAYGHFGREEFPWEKLDFVDALSK from the coding sequence ATGAAGAATTTATTTACCTCCGAGTCAGTATCTGAAGGACACCCAGATAAAGTAGCTGACCAAATCTCAGACGCCTTACTTGATGCCATGTTGGCAAAAGACCCGCAATCTCGTGTAGCGGTTGAAACCCTTGTAACTACCGGATTAGCTGTAGTATCTGGTGAAGTAACCACAGATGCCTATATCGATGTTCAAGAGATCGTTCGGGAAGTGATTAAAGAAATAGGCTATACCAAATCTTCTTATCGCTTCGATTCTGAAAGCTGTGGGGTACTTTCTACCATCCATACGCAAAGCCAAGATATTGCAATGGGTGTTGACCGTGATGGCGCTGGTGATCAAGGTATGATGTTTGGATATGCTACTAAGCAGACCGAAGCTTATATGCCGATGCCGCTTCAATTTTCACATGATTTGCTTCGTGAACTTGCTCGAATTCGCAAGAAAACCGATTTAATGCCTTATTTAGGTCCAGATAGCAAAAGTCAGGTTACTATAGAGTATGACAATGATGGGCAGCCTAAGCGTATTGATACGATTGTACTATCAACGCAACATGATGAAGGCGTATCTCAAGATCAGATTAAAGAAGACATCAAGAATCACTTAATTAAGAGTGTAATTCCAGCACAACTTATAGATGCGGATACTATTTACCACGTTAATCCAACAGGTAAATTCGTGATTGGGGGCCCACATGGCGACACTGGATTAACAGGTCGTAAAATCATTGTGGATACTTACGGTGGATTCGGAGCTCATGGTGGAGGTGCTTTCTCTGGTAAAGATCCTTCAAAAGTAGATCGTAGTGCAGCATACGCTTCACGTCATATTGCTAAGAACTTAGTTGCTGCAGGTCTCGCTGAAGAATGTTTAGTTCAATTGGCCTATGCAATTGGGGTAGCAGAACCTGTTTCTATAAATGTGAATAGCTATGGTACAGGATCAATGAGCGATGTTGAGTTGGCTAAACTTGTAAGCAACACCTTCGATTGTACTCCAAAAGGCATTATTGAACGCTTTGACCTCAAGCGACCTATCTATAAGCCAACGGCTGCATATGGGCATTTTGGTCGCGAGGAGTTTCCTTGGGAAAAGCTTGACTTCGTAGATGCATTAAGTAAGTAA
- a CDS encoding TonB-dependent receptor — MKFLFVKPTLFLFLILLTLPATTKAQSGTIRGNVTDALTDEGLIGANIILLHTQPLIGTATNQDGDFEMEDVPLGRYDIKVTFLGYDSIVLHEVLVQSAKETILDIKMTEQVFEGQEVIVTPEINKSNPINEMAYASSRSFTVEETRRYAGGVDDPSRMVSAFAGVSSGGGTQQNALIVRGNAPKNVQWRLFGVEIPNPNHFAGLSIAGGGGLTLFSNQLLADSDFLTSAFPAQYGNALAGVFDINFRSGNMNRREHTAQIGINGLEFASEGPFNSSSNSTYLFNYRYSTLALLMPLLPTEGSLQYQDISYKIDFRSKKYGRIKLWGIGGWDGQSQNATFDKSQWEYEFWHRIKYKMNMGVGATGLTHNILIGENSSLETSLAATINYTSWQQQRLNQDVVLEPNLTINNTSGRISFRSVLDKPYSKYHLNRTGVSFQYLLYDLKLQSAPNDSPPLATIIDEQGHSELLQFFTQSRFYISPKVTVHTGVHSQWFALTEEMTLEPRMGVEWIMNNNSKLSFGYGLHSQIEDLRIYFIKTDDEYTNKHLKMTKAHHFVLGYDLKVKENTRLKVEVYNQEQYDVPVIADSSFSMINFTQDWTFNEALINKGKGRNYGLETTYERFFNNGYYYLVTGTIYNSQYKGGDSKWYNTRFDQGYAFNVLGGKEYSWDDGKRVLGLNGKIAYVGGERFSPINFDASSNFEEVRYFNQRAFEKKFPNRLIFDATLTYQINKAKHTSEWALQIKNLLMEKDLSHDYNFKTNHVDVVKEGFILPFINYSFKF; from the coding sequence ATGAAATTCTTATTTGTTAAACCAACCCTATTCCTTTTTTTAATATTACTCACGCTTCCAGCTACCACCAAAGCACAATCGGGCACTATTCGCGGAAATGTAACAGATGCTTTAACCGATGAGGGGCTTATAGGTGCCAACATAATTCTACTGCATACCCAACCACTTATTGGAACGGCAACCAATCAAGATGGGGACTTTGAAATGGAAGATGTTCCCTTAGGTAGATATGATATCAAAGTCACTTTTTTAGGTTATGATTCTATAGTACTTCATGAAGTACTTGTACAATCTGCTAAAGAAACCATTCTTGATATAAAAATGACCGAACAAGTATTTGAAGGTCAAGAGGTCATTGTAACACCTGAGATAAATAAGTCGAACCCCATAAACGAGATGGCCTATGCTAGCTCGAGATCTTTCACTGTTGAAGAAACCCGACGTTATGCTGGAGGAGTTGATGATCCTAGCCGTATGGTTTCCGCCTTCGCAGGGGTCTCATCTGGTGGCGGCACACAGCAAAATGCGCTGATAGTAAGGGGCAATGCACCCAAAAATGTTCAATGGCGATTATTTGGTGTTGAAATACCCAATCCGAATCACTTTGCGGGTCTCTCCATAGCTGGAGGAGGAGGTCTCACATTATTTAGCAATCAGCTTTTAGCCGACTCAGATTTTTTAACAAGCGCCTTTCCAGCACAATATGGGAATGCTTTAGCTGGGGTGTTTGATATCAATTTCAGATCTGGGAATATGAATCGCCGTGAACACACCGCACAGATTGGGATCAATGGCTTAGAATTTGCTTCAGAAGGACCCTTTAATTCATCAAGTAACTCAACCTATTTATTTAACTATCGCTACTCTACACTAGCATTATTAATGCCATTACTTCCAACTGAAGGAAGTCTTCAATATCAAGACATATCCTACAAAATTGATTTCAGATCAAAAAAATATGGAAGAATTAAGCTGTGGGGTATAGGAGGATGGGATGGGCAATCACAAAATGCCACCTTTGATAAAAGCCAATGGGAATATGAGTTTTGGCATAGAATCAAATACAAAATGAATATGGGTGTAGGTGCTACAGGACTAACACACAATATTCTTATTGGTGAGAATAGTTCATTGGAAACCTCATTGGCTGCAACGATTAATTATACAAGCTGGCAGCAACAACGCCTCAATCAAGATGTAGTATTAGAGCCTAACTTAACTATAAATAATACAAGTGGAAGAATTTCTTTTCGTTCAGTACTCGATAAGCCATATTCAAAGTATCATTTAAATAGAACCGGAGTAAGTTTTCAATATCTATTATATGATTTGAAGCTTCAGAGCGCCCCAAATGATTCCCCTCCCTTAGCTACAATTATTGATGAACAAGGACATAGTGAGTTATTGCAATTCTTCACCCAATCCCGATTCTATATATCACCTAAGGTTACCGTACATACTGGAGTACATTCACAGTGGTTTGCACTTACTGAAGAAATGACCTTAGAGCCCAGAATGGGTGTTGAGTGGATTATGAATAATAATTCTAAGCTTAGTTTTGGGTATGGACTACATAGCCAAATAGAGGACTTACGTATTTACTTTATTAAAACTGATGATGAATACACAAATAAGCACCTAAAAATGACTAAAGCGCATCATTTTGTTCTTGGGTATGATTTGAAAGTAAAAGAAAATACCCGACTTAAAGTTGAGGTCTATAATCAAGAACAATACGATGTTCCGGTTATTGCAGATAGTTCATTTTCAATGATAAACTTTACTCAAGATTGGACCTTTAATGAGGCCTTAATAAACAAAGGTAAAGGACGGAATTATGGTTTGGAAACAACCTATGAACGATTCTTTAATAATGGGTACTATTATTTAGTTACTGGTACCATCTATAACTCTCAGTATAAAGGAGGAGATAGTAAATGGTATAACACTCGCTTCGATCAGGGCTATGCATTTAATGTATTAGGCGGAAAGGAATATAGTTGGGATGATGGTAAACGTGTACTAGGGTTAAATGGAAAAATAGCATATGTAGGGGGTGAACGCTTTAGCCCTATTAACTTTGACGCCTCGTCAAACTTCGAAGAAGTCCGTTATTTTAACCAACGTGCTTTCGAAAAGAAATTTCCGAATCGCCTCATTTTTGATGCTACCCTTACTTATCAAATCAACAAAGCTAAACACACCTCAGAGTGGGCGCTTCAAATAAAAAATCTCTTAATGGAAAAAGACTTGTCCCATGACTATAACTTTAAAACCAACCATGTTGATGTAGTTAAAGAAGGCTTCATTTTACCTTTTATCAACTATAGTTTTAAATTTTGA
- a CDS encoding segregation and condensation protein A, whose amino-acid sequence MYRVQLNNFEGPLDLLLFFIKRDELDIYDIPISYITGQYLEYIHVMEEFDLDVASEFILMASMLMSIKAKMMLPREEDDSEELDESDPRYELVQRLLEYKRYKEMAIKMADIDEEARKRYMRGYPEADNVEQQASGEALKDVTLFDLISAFRKVLTDIERKRIVHKVDKVETSIEEQSEFVIHTLSKRGRQSFTELCVEITNRVVIVVTFLAVLEMIKEQQIDLFLEEDPTEFYVDLKPVDEIISA is encoded by the coding sequence GTGTATCGCGTTCAATTAAATAACTTCGAAGGTCCGCTCGATCTACTGCTTTTCTTTATCAAGAGAGATGAGCTCGACATCTATGATATCCCCATATCTTACATTACGGGGCAATACTTAGAGTATATACATGTGATGGAGGAATTCGACTTAGATGTAGCCAGCGAATTTATTCTAATGGCCAGCATGTTAATGTCGATTAAAGCCAAGATGATGCTCCCTCGAGAAGAGGATGATAGCGAAGAGTTGGACGAATCTGATCCGCGATACGAGTTGGTACAACGCTTGCTAGAATATAAAAGGTACAAAGAGATGGCCATCAAAATGGCCGATATCGATGAAGAAGCCCGAAAACGCTATATGCGTGGCTACCCAGAAGCCGACAATGTGGAACAACAAGCTTCAGGAGAGGCACTTAAAGATGTGACTTTATTTGATCTTATTTCGGCTTTTCGAAAAGTACTTACAGATATAGAACGAAAACGCATTGTTCATAAAGTAGATAAGGTTGAGACTTCAATAGAAGAACAATCTGAATTTGTAATACATACTCTTAGTAAAAGAGGACGGCAATCTTTTACAGAACTTTGCGTAGAAATCACAAATCGAGTAGTGATTGTGGTTACCTTCCTTGCAGTATTAGAAATGATCAAGGAGCAACAAATCGATCTCTTTCTCGAAGAAGACCCCACTGAATTTTATGTGGACTTGAAACCGGTCGACGAAATTATAAGTGCTTAA